One window from the genome of Aedes aegypti strain LVP_AGWG unplaced genomic scaffold, AaegL5.0 Primary Assembly AGWG_AaegL5_hic_scaff_1065_PBJ_arrow, whole genome shotgun sequence encodes:
- the LOC110680219 gene encoding uncharacterized protein LOC110680219: MIEDISDKIEEIGKLDTNIHSLMYKSVEVHNDILSLEATTNRLLADTKKLSDDLDDVRYLDELITILNGDIGPVIHREWPYQILFDTPDRGRHSGYVKRETDYHESVKFCMC; this comes from the exons ATGATTGAGGACATTTCCGATAAAATAGAGGAGATTGGCAAGTTGGACACCAACATCCACTCGCTCATGTATAAATCGGTTGAGGTGCATAACGATATTTTG TCACTGGAGGCAACCACCAATCGCCTTTTGGCGGATACCAAGAAACTCTCCGATGACCTTGACGACGTCCGCTATTTGGATGAACTGATAACGATACTGAACGGCGACATTGGGCCTGTTATTCATCGTGAGTGGCCGTATCAAATTCTGTTCGATACACCCGATAGAGGAAGGCACTCCGGTTACGTGAAGCGTGAAACCGATTACCACGAATCGGTAAAATTCTGCATGTGTTAG